The Clarias gariepinus isolate MV-2021 ecotype Netherlands chromosome 4, CGAR_prim_01v2, whole genome shotgun sequence genome window below encodes:
- the atp1a3b gene encoding sodium/potassium-transporting ATPase subunit alpha-3b isoform X2, whose protein sequence is MGYGRSDSYRVATTQDKDDKSSPDKKKKGGKDLDDLKKEVPLTEHKMSVEEVCRKFQTDIVQGLTNAKAAEFLLRDGPNALTPPPTTPEWVKFCRQLFGGFSILLWIGAILCFLAYAIQAATEDEPAGDNLYLGIVLSAVVIITGCFSYFQEAKSSKIMESFKNMVPQQALVIREGEKMQINAEEVVAGDLVEVKGGDRIPADLRIISSHGCKVDNSSLTGESEPQTRSPDCTHDNPLETRNIAFFSTNCVEGTARGIVVCTGDRTVMGRIATLTSGLETGKTPIAKEIEHFIHIITGVAVFLGVSFFILSIILGYSWLEAVIFLIGIIVANVPEGLLATVTVCLTLTAKRMARKNCLVKNLEAVETLGSTSTICSDKTGTLTQNRMTVAHMWFDNQIHEADTTEDQSGASFDKTSVTWVALARVASLCNRAVFKAGQDALPILKRDVAGDASESALLKCIELSCGSVKQMRERNKKVAEIPFNSTNKYQLSIHETEDPNDNRYLLVMKGAPERILDRCSTIMLQGKEQPMDEEMKEAFQNAYLELGGLGERVLGFCHLLMPEDQYPKGFAFDTDDVNFQTDNMCFVGLMSMIDPPRAAVPDAVGKCRSAGIKVIMVTGDHPITAKAIAKGVGIISEGTETVEDIAARLNIPVSQVNPRDAKACVIHGTELKDMSQDQIDEILRNHTEIVFARTSPQQKLIIVEGCQRQGAIVAVTGDGVNDSPALKKADIGVAMGIAGSDVSKQAADMILLDDNFASIVTGVEEGRLIFDNLKKSIAYTLTSNIPEITPFLFFIIVNIPLPLGTITILCIDLGTDMVPAISLAYEAAESDIMKRQPRNPMRDKLVNERLISIAYGQIGMIQALGGFFAYFVIMAENGFLPSHLVGIRLSWDDRSTNDLEDSYGQQWTYEQRKIVEFTCHTAFFVSIVVVQWADLIICKTRRNSVFQQGMKNKILIFGLFEETALAALLSYCPGMDVALRMYPLKPSWWFCAFPYSFLIFVYDEIRKLLLRRNPGGWVEKETYY, encoded by the exons ATGGGG TATGGGCGATCAGACAGCTACCGTGTGGCTACCACACAGGACAAAGATGACAAGTCCTCTcctgacaaaaagaaaaaagggggaaaggATCTGGATGACCTGAAGAAAGAAGTACCTCTG ACAGAACACAAGATGTCAGTGGAAGAAGTATGTCGGAAATTCCAGACAGACATAGTCCAG GGTCTGACTAACGCCAAGGCAGCTGAGTTTCTGTTGCGGGATGGTCCTAATGCTCTCACACCTCCCCCAACCACGCCAGAGTGGGTGAAGTTCTGCAGGCAGCTCTTTGGTGGCTTCTCCATCCTGCTGTGGATTGGCGCTATCCTCTGTTTCTTAGCCTACGCCATCCAGGCAGCCACTGAGGACGAACCAGCTGGGGACAAC TTGTATCTAGGTATTGTCCTGTCGGCTGTAGTCATCATCACCGGCTGCTTCTCCTACTTCCAGGAGGCCAAGAGCTCCAAGATTATGGAGTCTTTCAAGAACATGGTGCCCCAG CAAGCATTGGTAATCCGCGAGGGAGAGAAGATGCAGATCAACGCTGAGGAGGTTGTGGCTGGAGATCTTGTAGAGGTGAAAGGGGGCGACAGAATTCCTGCTGACCTCAGAATAATCTCTTCCCATGGCTGcaag GTCGATAACTCATCTCTAACTGGGGAATCAGAACCACAGACGCGATCACCCGACTGCACCCATGACAATCCTCTGGAAACCCGCAACATCGCCTTCTTCTCCACTAACTGCGTAGAAG GCACCGCCCGTGGCATTGTCGTATGCACTGGGGATCGTACAGTGATGGGCCGCATCGCCACTCTGACCTCAGGGCTGGAAACAGGGAAGACCCCCATTGCCAAGGAGATTGAGCATTTCATCCACATCATCACAGGCGTGGCTGTTTTCCTGGGAGTTTCCTTTTTTATCTTGTCCATCATCTTGGGCTACAGCTGGCTGGAAGCTGTTATTTTCCTCATTGGTATTATTGTGGCCAATGTGCCTGAAGGACTGCTGGCTACTGTCACT GTGTGTCTGACCCTCACAGCCAAGCGCATGGCTCGGAAGAATTGCCTAGTGAAAAATTTGGAGGCTGTAGAAACCCTGGGCTCCACATCCACTATTTGCTCAGATAAGACCGGAACCTTGACGCAAAACCGCATGACTGTGGCACACATGTGGTTTGACAACCAGATCCATGAGGCTGACACCACTGAGGACCAGTCTG GTGCATCCTTCGATAAGACCTCGGTGACGTGGGTTGCTCTGGCTCGTGTCGCGTCTCTGTGTAATAGGGCGGTGTTTAAAGCAGGCCAAGACGCTCTACCAATCCTGAAGAGGGACGTGGCTGGGGACGCCTCAGAATCTGCCCTGCTGAAGTGCATCGAGCTCTCCTGCGGATCTGTCAAACAGATGAGAGAAAGGAACAAGAAAGTGGCTGAGATCCCATTTAACTCCACCAACAAATATCAG CTGTCCATCCATGAGACTGAGGACCCCAATGATAATCGCTATCTGCTGGTGATGAAGGGAGCTCCAGAGCGCATCCTGGACCGCTGTTCCACCATCATGCTACAGGGCAAGGAGCAACCCATGGACGAAGAAATGAAGGAAGCCTTCCAGAATGCCTATCTGGAGCTGGGAGGACTGGGAGAGCGAGTGCTGG GATTCTGCCACCTCTTAATGCCAGAGGATCAGTACCCTAAAGGATTTGCCTTCGACACAGACGATGTTAACTTCCAGACAGACAACATGTGCTTCGTTGGCCTGATGTCCATGATCGACCCTCCCCGTGCAGCTGTGCCCGACGCAGTGGGCAAGTGCCGTTCAGCTGGTATCAAGGTCATCATGGTGACTGGAGACCACCCCATCACAGCCAAAGCCATCGCCAAGGGAGTGGGCATCATCTCAGAGGGCACTGAGACGGTGGAGGACATTGCTGCTCGTCTTAATATCCCAGTCAGCCAAGTCAACCCCAG GGATGCTAAAGCCTGTGTAATCCATGGGACAGAACTGAAGGACATGTCTCAGGACCAAATAGATGAGATTCTTCGCAACCATACTGAAATTGTGTTTGCCAGGACATCTCCCCAGCAAAAGCTCATTATTGTTGAGGGCTGCCAGCgacag GGAGCTATTGTAGCTGTAACCGGTGATGGCGTAAATGACTCTCCTGCTCTTAAAAAGGCGGATATCGGTGTTGCCATGGGGATTGCTGGGTCCGATGTGTCCAAGCAGGCTGCTGACATGATCCTACTGGATGACAATTTCGCCTCTATTGTTACTGGGGTAGAAGAGG GTCGCCTGATTTTTGACAACTTGAAGAAATCCATTGCTTACACTCTAACCAGCAACATCCCCGAGATCAccccctttctctttttcattaTCGTCAACATCCCACTGCCCCTGGGTACCATCACGATCCTCTGCATCGACCTGGGCACAGACATG GTTCCTGCTATTTCCCTGGCCTATGAGGCAGCTGAGAGTGACATCATGAAAAGGCAGCCCAGGAACCCAATGCGGGACAAGCTGGTCAACGAACGTCTTATTAGTATTGCTTATGGGCAGATTG gtatgATCCAAGCCTTGGGAGGTTTCTTTGCCTACTTTGTAATTATGGCTGAGAATGGATTCCTTCCTTCTCATCTGGTGGGAATCAGGCTCTCTTGGGACGACCGCAGCACCAACGACCTAGAGGACAGCTATGGACAGCAGTGG ACATACGAGCAGAGAAAGATTGTGGAGTTCACATGCCACACAGCTTTCTTCGTCAGTATCGTGGTTGTGCAGTGGGCTGATCTAATCATCTGCAAGACCAGGCGTAACTCTGTGTTCCAGCAGGGCATGAA GAATAAGATTCTGATCTTTGGTCTGTTTGAGGAGACAGCTCTGGCTGCATTACTGTCCTATTGTCCAGGAATGGACGTGGCACTCAGGATGTACCCACTAAA ACCATCCTGGTGGTTCTGTGCGTTCCCGTACAGTTTCCTAATCTTCGTGTACGATGAAATCCGAAAGCTTCTCCTCCGCCGAAACCCTGGAG gTTGGGTGGAAAAAGAGACTTACTATTGA
- the atp1a3b gene encoding sodium/potassium-transporting ATPase subunit alpha-3b isoform X1 yields the protein MGSVFQYGRSDSYRVATTQDKDDKSSPDKKKKGGKDLDDLKKEVPLTEHKMSVEEVCRKFQTDIVQGLTNAKAAEFLLRDGPNALTPPPTTPEWVKFCRQLFGGFSILLWIGAILCFLAYAIQAATEDEPAGDNLYLGIVLSAVVIITGCFSYFQEAKSSKIMESFKNMVPQQALVIREGEKMQINAEEVVAGDLVEVKGGDRIPADLRIISSHGCKVDNSSLTGESEPQTRSPDCTHDNPLETRNIAFFSTNCVEGTARGIVVCTGDRTVMGRIATLTSGLETGKTPIAKEIEHFIHIITGVAVFLGVSFFILSIILGYSWLEAVIFLIGIIVANVPEGLLATVTVCLTLTAKRMARKNCLVKNLEAVETLGSTSTICSDKTGTLTQNRMTVAHMWFDNQIHEADTTEDQSGASFDKTSVTWVALARVASLCNRAVFKAGQDALPILKRDVAGDASESALLKCIELSCGSVKQMRERNKKVAEIPFNSTNKYQLSIHETEDPNDNRYLLVMKGAPERILDRCSTIMLQGKEQPMDEEMKEAFQNAYLELGGLGERVLGFCHLLMPEDQYPKGFAFDTDDVNFQTDNMCFVGLMSMIDPPRAAVPDAVGKCRSAGIKVIMVTGDHPITAKAIAKGVGIISEGTETVEDIAARLNIPVSQVNPRDAKACVIHGTELKDMSQDQIDEILRNHTEIVFARTSPQQKLIIVEGCQRQGAIVAVTGDGVNDSPALKKADIGVAMGIAGSDVSKQAADMILLDDNFASIVTGVEEGRLIFDNLKKSIAYTLTSNIPEITPFLFFIIVNIPLPLGTITILCIDLGTDMVPAISLAYEAAESDIMKRQPRNPMRDKLVNERLISIAYGQIGMIQALGGFFAYFVIMAENGFLPSHLVGIRLSWDDRSTNDLEDSYGQQWTYEQRKIVEFTCHTAFFVSIVVVQWADLIICKTRRNSVFQQGMKNKILIFGLFEETALAALLSYCPGMDVALRMYPLKPSWWFCAFPYSFLIFVYDEIRKLLLRRNPGGWVEKETYY from the exons ATGGGATCTGTGTTTCAGTATGGGCGATCAGACAGCTACCGTGTGGCTACCACACAGGACAAAGATGACAAGTCCTCTcctgacaaaaagaaaaaagggggaaaggATCTGGATGACCTGAAGAAAGAAGTACCTCTG ACAGAACACAAGATGTCAGTGGAAGAAGTATGTCGGAAATTCCAGACAGACATAGTCCAG GGTCTGACTAACGCCAAGGCAGCTGAGTTTCTGTTGCGGGATGGTCCTAATGCTCTCACACCTCCCCCAACCACGCCAGAGTGGGTGAAGTTCTGCAGGCAGCTCTTTGGTGGCTTCTCCATCCTGCTGTGGATTGGCGCTATCCTCTGTTTCTTAGCCTACGCCATCCAGGCAGCCACTGAGGACGAACCAGCTGGGGACAAC TTGTATCTAGGTATTGTCCTGTCGGCTGTAGTCATCATCACCGGCTGCTTCTCCTACTTCCAGGAGGCCAAGAGCTCCAAGATTATGGAGTCTTTCAAGAACATGGTGCCCCAG CAAGCATTGGTAATCCGCGAGGGAGAGAAGATGCAGATCAACGCTGAGGAGGTTGTGGCTGGAGATCTTGTAGAGGTGAAAGGGGGCGACAGAATTCCTGCTGACCTCAGAATAATCTCTTCCCATGGCTGcaag GTCGATAACTCATCTCTAACTGGGGAATCAGAACCACAGACGCGATCACCCGACTGCACCCATGACAATCCTCTGGAAACCCGCAACATCGCCTTCTTCTCCACTAACTGCGTAGAAG GCACCGCCCGTGGCATTGTCGTATGCACTGGGGATCGTACAGTGATGGGCCGCATCGCCACTCTGACCTCAGGGCTGGAAACAGGGAAGACCCCCATTGCCAAGGAGATTGAGCATTTCATCCACATCATCACAGGCGTGGCTGTTTTCCTGGGAGTTTCCTTTTTTATCTTGTCCATCATCTTGGGCTACAGCTGGCTGGAAGCTGTTATTTTCCTCATTGGTATTATTGTGGCCAATGTGCCTGAAGGACTGCTGGCTACTGTCACT GTGTGTCTGACCCTCACAGCCAAGCGCATGGCTCGGAAGAATTGCCTAGTGAAAAATTTGGAGGCTGTAGAAACCCTGGGCTCCACATCCACTATTTGCTCAGATAAGACCGGAACCTTGACGCAAAACCGCATGACTGTGGCACACATGTGGTTTGACAACCAGATCCATGAGGCTGACACCACTGAGGACCAGTCTG GTGCATCCTTCGATAAGACCTCGGTGACGTGGGTTGCTCTGGCTCGTGTCGCGTCTCTGTGTAATAGGGCGGTGTTTAAAGCAGGCCAAGACGCTCTACCAATCCTGAAGAGGGACGTGGCTGGGGACGCCTCAGAATCTGCCCTGCTGAAGTGCATCGAGCTCTCCTGCGGATCTGTCAAACAGATGAGAGAAAGGAACAAGAAAGTGGCTGAGATCCCATTTAACTCCACCAACAAATATCAG CTGTCCATCCATGAGACTGAGGACCCCAATGATAATCGCTATCTGCTGGTGATGAAGGGAGCTCCAGAGCGCATCCTGGACCGCTGTTCCACCATCATGCTACAGGGCAAGGAGCAACCCATGGACGAAGAAATGAAGGAAGCCTTCCAGAATGCCTATCTGGAGCTGGGAGGACTGGGAGAGCGAGTGCTGG GATTCTGCCACCTCTTAATGCCAGAGGATCAGTACCCTAAAGGATTTGCCTTCGACACAGACGATGTTAACTTCCAGACAGACAACATGTGCTTCGTTGGCCTGATGTCCATGATCGACCCTCCCCGTGCAGCTGTGCCCGACGCAGTGGGCAAGTGCCGTTCAGCTGGTATCAAGGTCATCATGGTGACTGGAGACCACCCCATCACAGCCAAAGCCATCGCCAAGGGAGTGGGCATCATCTCAGAGGGCACTGAGACGGTGGAGGACATTGCTGCTCGTCTTAATATCCCAGTCAGCCAAGTCAACCCCAG GGATGCTAAAGCCTGTGTAATCCATGGGACAGAACTGAAGGACATGTCTCAGGACCAAATAGATGAGATTCTTCGCAACCATACTGAAATTGTGTTTGCCAGGACATCTCCCCAGCAAAAGCTCATTATTGTTGAGGGCTGCCAGCgacag GGAGCTATTGTAGCTGTAACCGGTGATGGCGTAAATGACTCTCCTGCTCTTAAAAAGGCGGATATCGGTGTTGCCATGGGGATTGCTGGGTCCGATGTGTCCAAGCAGGCTGCTGACATGATCCTACTGGATGACAATTTCGCCTCTATTGTTACTGGGGTAGAAGAGG GTCGCCTGATTTTTGACAACTTGAAGAAATCCATTGCTTACACTCTAACCAGCAACATCCCCGAGATCAccccctttctctttttcattaTCGTCAACATCCCACTGCCCCTGGGTACCATCACGATCCTCTGCATCGACCTGGGCACAGACATG GTTCCTGCTATTTCCCTGGCCTATGAGGCAGCTGAGAGTGACATCATGAAAAGGCAGCCCAGGAACCCAATGCGGGACAAGCTGGTCAACGAACGTCTTATTAGTATTGCTTATGGGCAGATTG gtatgATCCAAGCCTTGGGAGGTTTCTTTGCCTACTTTGTAATTATGGCTGAGAATGGATTCCTTCCTTCTCATCTGGTGGGAATCAGGCTCTCTTGGGACGACCGCAGCACCAACGACCTAGAGGACAGCTATGGACAGCAGTGG ACATACGAGCAGAGAAAGATTGTGGAGTTCACATGCCACACAGCTTTCTTCGTCAGTATCGTGGTTGTGCAGTGGGCTGATCTAATCATCTGCAAGACCAGGCGTAACTCTGTGTTCCAGCAGGGCATGAA GAATAAGATTCTGATCTTTGGTCTGTTTGAGGAGACAGCTCTGGCTGCATTACTGTCCTATTGTCCAGGAATGGACGTGGCACTCAGGATGTACCCACTAAA ACCATCCTGGTGGTTCTGTGCGTTCCCGTACAGTTTCCTAATCTTCGTGTACGATGAAATCCGAAAGCTTCTCCTCCGCCGAAACCCTGGAG gTTGGGTGGAAAAAGAGACTTACTATTGA